In one Cupriavidus taiwanensis genomic region, the following are encoded:
- a CDS encoding cytochrome c oxidase assembly protein: MSIEQQSGREADRRFNRGMMLRLVVIVAVMFGFGYALVPLYKKICEITGINVITTRELHGAVKNTQVDKSRTITVEFDSNARGPFAFRPVKNSMEVHPGEMATIVYEVANGQPRDISAQAIPSYAPKQATQYFMKLECFCFKQQTLKANEAREMPVVFVIDPALPKDVKSITLSYTFFEVGTPVAQAPEGQLAPQPAPAGKGI, encoded by the coding sequence ATGAGCATCGAGCAGCAGTCGGGCAGGGAAGCGGACAGGCGGTTCAACCGCGGCATGATGCTGCGGCTGGTCGTGATCGTTGCCGTGATGTTCGGCTTCGGCTACGCGCTGGTGCCGCTGTACAAGAAGATCTGCGAAATCACCGGCATCAACGTGATCACCACGCGCGAGCTGCATGGCGCGGTGAAGAACACGCAGGTCGACAAGAGCCGCACCATCACGGTGGAGTTCGACTCCAACGCGCGCGGGCCCTTCGCCTTCCGGCCGGTGAAGAACAGCATGGAAGTGCATCCCGGCGAGATGGCGACGATCGTCTACGAGGTGGCCAACGGGCAGCCGCGCGACATCTCGGCGCAGGCCATCCCGAGCTACGCGCCCAAGCAGGCGACCCAGTATTTCATGAAGCTGGAGTGCTTCTGCTTCAAGCAGCAGACGCTCAAGGCGAACGAGGCGCGCGAGATGCCGGTGGTATTCGTGATCGATCCCGCGCTGCCCAAGGATGTGAAGAGCATCACGCTGTCGTACACCTTCTTCGAGGTGGGCACGCCGGTGGCGCAGGCACCCGAAGGCCAGCTGGCGCCGCAGCCGGCGCCGGCCGGTAAGGGCATCTGA
- a CDS encoding cytochrome c oxidase subunit 3, translating to MSANRANAPYYFVPGPSRHPITASFGLLMTGAGAAGWVNGQPWAPYLCGFGLLWFLFVLKSWFGDAISESEGGMYGKNIDLSFRWSMGWFIFSEVMFFAAFFGALFYARAIAMPWLGDLNNKILWPDFAAVWPNTGPAGVVENFRTMGPWPIPTINTALLLMSGVTLTWAHHALLAGKRSQLIQGLALTILLGAIFMGFQVYEYMHAYSDLNLKLSSGIYGSTFFLLTGFHGFHVTMGAIMLAVVLIRVLKGHFTPEHHFAFEGAAWYWHFVDVVWLFLYVVVYWL from the coding sequence ATGAGTGCGAATCGCGCAAACGCTCCGTACTACTTCGTACCGGGCCCGTCGCGCCACCCGATCACGGCAAGCTTCGGCCTGCTGATGACGGGCGCCGGCGCCGCCGGTTGGGTAAACGGGCAGCCCTGGGCGCCGTACCTGTGCGGCTTCGGCCTGCTGTGGTTCCTGTTCGTGCTCAAGAGCTGGTTTGGCGACGCCATCAGCGAGTCCGAAGGCGGCATGTACGGCAAGAACATCGACCTGTCGTTCCGCTGGTCGATGGGCTGGTTCATCTTCTCCGAGGTGATGTTCTTCGCCGCGTTCTTCGGCGCGCTGTTCTATGCCCGCGCCATCGCCATGCCGTGGCTGGGCGACCTGAACAACAAGATCCTGTGGCCCGACTTCGCCGCGGTATGGCCCAACACCGGCCCGGCCGGCGTGGTGGAAAACTTCCGGACCATGGGCCCGTGGCCGATCCCGACCATCAACACCGCGCTGCTGCTGATGTCGGGCGTGACGCTGACCTGGGCGCACCACGCGCTGCTGGCCGGCAAGCGCAGCCAGCTGATCCAGGGGCTGGCGCTGACCATCCTGCTGGGCGCGATCTTCATGGGCTTCCAGGTGTACGAGTACATGCACGCCTACTCGGACCTGAACCTGAAGCTGAGCTCGGGCATCTACGGCTCGACCTTCTTCCTGCTGACCGGCTTCCACGGCTTCCACGTGACCATGGGCGCGATCATGCTGGCGGTGGTGCTGATCCGCGTGCTGAAGGGCCACTTCACCCCCGAGCACCACTTCGCCTTCGAAGGCGCGGCCTGGTACTGGCACTTCGTTGACGTGGTGTGGCTGTTCCTCTACGTCGTGGTGTACTGGCTGTAA
- a CDS encoding twin transmembrane helix small protein, translating into MRFVIIIAFILIIASLASALFFMMRDRGKTPNMMRSLMLRVGFSVALFLFILFSSWMGWIHSTGIRMAP; encoded by the coding sequence ATGCGCTTTGTCATCATCATCGCCTTCATCCTGATCATCGCCAGCCTGGCCTCGGCCTTGTTCTTCATGATGCGCGACCGCGGCAAGACGCCCAACATGATGCGCTCGCTGATGCTGCGCGTGGGCTTCTCGGTGGCGCTGTTCCTGTTCATCCTGTTCTCGAGCTGGATGGGCTGGATCCACAGCACCGGCATCCGCATGGCGCCCTGA
- a CDS encoding SCO family protein has translation MAQQDSAPAAAASPRDPRIDARTRRGRLQMLMLLLVCASPVIASYFTYYVIKPRGGATNYGALVDPQRPMPPVRVTDEQGQAVPLEQFRGKWLLVSADPSACDEACARKLFTIRQIRAGQGQDRLRIVPVWLVTDDGKIDERLVAAYNEPYAGVRFLRIDRQAAQQWLPAEPGKRAEDTLFLVDPLGNLMMRFPQDPDPKKMSGDLKKLLKVSRIG, from the coding sequence ATGGCACAGCAAGACTCCGCTCCGGCCGCCGCGGCCTCGCCGCGCGACCCCCGCATCGATGCGCGCACGCGCCGTGGCCGCCTGCAGATGCTGATGCTGCTGCTGGTGTGCGCGTCGCCGGTGATCGCCTCCTACTTCACCTACTACGTGATCAAGCCGCGCGGCGGCGCCACCAACTATGGGGCGCTGGTCGACCCGCAGCGGCCGATGCCGCCGGTGCGCGTCACCGACGAGCAGGGCCAGGCCGTGCCGCTGGAGCAGTTCCGCGGCAAGTGGCTGCTGGTCAGCGCCGATCCGTCGGCCTGTGACGAGGCCTGCGCCAGGAAGCTGTTCACCATCCGCCAGATCCGCGCCGGGCAGGGGCAGGACCGCCTGCGCATCGTGCCGGTGTGGCTGGTCACCGACGATGGCAAGATCGACGAGCGCCTGGTCGCCGCGTACAACGAGCCCTACGCGGGAGTGCGCTTTTTGCGCATCGACCGCCAGGCCGCGCAGCAGTGGCTGCCGGCCGAGCCGGGCAAGCGCGCCGAGGACACGCTGTTCCTGGTCGACCCGCTGGGCAACCTGATGATGCGTTTCCCGCAGGACCCGGACCCGAAGAAGATGAGCGGCGACCTGAAGAAGCTGCTCAAGGTCTCCCGCATCGGTTGA
- the ctaD gene encoding cytochrome c oxidase subunit I, which produces MSTATPDALAHPHDHAHDDHAHDHPHGWRRWLFATNHKDIGTLYLLFSFIMLLSGGVLALLIRLELFEPGLQFFRPELFNQFTTMHGLVMVFGAIMPAFVGFANWMIPLQIGASDMAFARMNNFSFWLMPPAALLLAGSFFAPGGATAAGWTLYAPLSVQMGPGMDMAIFAMHIMGASSIMGSINIIVTILNMRAPGMTLMKMPMFCWTWLITAYLLIAVMPVLAGAITMVLTDRHFGTSFFSAAGGGDPVMYQHIFWFFGHPEVYIMILPAFGIISHVVPAFARKRLFGYSSMVYATASIAILSFIVWAHHMFTTGMPVTGQLFFMYATMLIAVPTAVKIFNWIATMWRGSMTFETPMLFAIGFIFVFTIGGFTGLMPAVAPIDIQLQDTYFIVAHFHYVLVAGSLFALFAGFYYWGPKWSGFMYNEARGQIHFWGSLIFFNVTFFPMHFLGLAGMPRRYADYPTQFADFNAIASIGALGFGLMQVYFFFFVVLPSYRGGQQATDKPWDGAEGLEWTVPSPAPFHTFEVPPQVR; this is translated from the coding sequence ATGAGTACTGCTACCCCGGACGCACTCGCCCATCCGCACGATCACGCGCATGACGACCACGCGCACGATCACCCGCATGGCTGGCGCCGCTGGCTGTTCGCCACCAACCACAAGGACATCGGTACGCTGTACCTGCTGTTCTCGTTCATCATGCTGCTGTCGGGCGGCGTGCTGGCGCTGCTGATCCGCCTGGAGCTGTTCGAGCCGGGCCTGCAGTTCTTCCGCCCCGAGTTGTTCAACCAGTTCACCACCATGCATGGCCTGGTGATGGTGTTCGGCGCGATCATGCCGGCCTTCGTCGGCTTCGCCAACTGGATGATCCCGCTGCAGATCGGCGCCTCCGACATGGCGTTCGCGCGCATGAACAACTTCAGCTTCTGGCTGATGCCGCCGGCCGCGCTGCTGCTGGCCGGCTCGTTCTTCGCCCCGGGCGGCGCCACGGCCGCCGGCTGGACCCTGTACGCGCCGCTGTCGGTGCAGATGGGCCCGGGCATGGACATGGCCATCTTCGCCATGCACATCATGGGCGCGTCGTCGATCATGGGCTCGATCAACATCATCGTGACCATCCTCAACATGCGCGCCCCCGGCATGACGCTGATGAAGATGCCGATGTTCTGCTGGACCTGGCTGATCACCGCCTATCTGCTGATCGCCGTGATGCCGGTGCTGGCCGGCGCCATCACCATGGTGCTGACCGACCGCCACTTCGGTACCAGCTTCTTCTCGGCCGCCGGCGGCGGCGACCCGGTGATGTACCAGCATATCTTCTGGTTCTTCGGCCATCCCGAGGTCTACATCATGATCCTGCCGGCATTCGGGATCATCTCGCACGTGGTGCCGGCGTTCGCGCGCAAGCGCCTGTTCGGCTACAGCTCGATGGTGTACGCCACGGCTTCCATCGCCATCCTGTCGTTCATCGTGTGGGCCCACCACATGTTCACGACCGGCATGCCGGTGACCGGCCAGCTGTTCTTCATGTACGCGACCATGCTGATCGCGGTGCCGACGGCGGTGAAGATCTTCAACTGGATCGCCACCATGTGGCGCGGCTCGATGACCTTCGAGACCCCGATGCTGTTCGCGATCGGCTTTATCTTCGTGTTCACCATCGGCGGCTTCACCGGCCTGATGCCGGCGGTGGCGCCGATCGACATCCAGCTGCAGGACACCTACTTCATCGTCGCGCACTTCCACTACGTGCTGGTGGCCGGCTCGCTGTTCGCGCTGTTCGCGGGCTTCTACTACTGGGGTCCGAAGTGGAGCGGCTTCATGTACAACGAGGCTCGCGGCCAGATCCACTTCTGGGGTTCGCTGATCTTCTTCAACGTGACCTTCTTCCCGATGCACTTCCTGGGGCTGGCCGGTATGCCGCGCCGCTATGCCGACTACCCGACCCAGTTCGCCGATTTCAACGCGATCGCGTCGATCGGTGCGCTCGGCTTCGGCCTGATGCAGGTGTATTTCTTCTTCTTCGTGGTGCTGCCGTCGTACCGTGGCGGCCAGCAGGCCACGGACAAGCCCTGGGATGGCGCCGAGGGCCTGGAGTGGACCGTGCCGTCGCCGGCGCCGTTCCACACCTTTGAAGTTCCGCCGCAGGTCCGCTAA
- a CDS encoding cytochrome oxidase small assembly protein, whose translation MQSPDKSPSRPDHKAANRRLGLILLSIVVVFFLGFFAKMKFLG comes from the coding sequence ATGCAGTCTCCAGACAAAAGCCCGTCACGCCCGGACCACAAGGCCGCCAACCGGCGCCTTGGCCTGATCCTGTTGTCGATCGTGGTGGTTTTCTTTCTGGGGTTCTTCGCCAAGATGAAGTTCCTTGGCTGA
- a CDS encoding SURF1 family protein, protein MSWRRFASPLPLAAALVVIAVTCALGNWQLDRAHEKEARAARLQALATQPPVVLGTAPLSQVVTDRAVRASGRFDAARTVLLDNRPHGTGGRSGDSRAGFLVVTPLVIGAAPGETGGARAVLVLRGWLPRDAQDRTRIKPFPTPAGEVTITGTALAGVPRVYSLGQEAAGSRIRQNLEIAPYAAETGLDLHPLVIEQRNDSGDGLARDWAPVDAGAERHYGYAFQWFGLAALTLVLVVVLGWRRARRLAAP, encoded by the coding sequence ATGAGCTGGCGCCGCTTCGCCAGCCCGTTGCCGCTGGCCGCCGCGCTGGTCGTGATCGCGGTGACTTGTGCGCTGGGCAACTGGCAGCTCGATCGCGCGCACGAGAAGGAAGCGCGCGCCGCGCGGCTGCAGGCGCTCGCAACCCAGCCGCCGGTGGTGCTGGGCACGGCGCCGCTGTCACAAGTTGTGACCGACCGCGCGGTGCGCGCGAGCGGGCGCTTCGACGCAGCGCGCACCGTATTGCTGGATAATCGCCCCCACGGCACCGGTGGCCGCAGCGGCGACAGCCGCGCGGGCTTCCTGGTGGTGACGCCGCTGGTGATCGGCGCGGCGCCGGGTGAGACCGGTGGCGCGCGCGCGGTGCTGGTGCTGCGCGGCTGGCTGCCGCGCGATGCCCAGGACCGCACCCGGATCAAGCCGTTCCCGACACCCGCGGGCGAAGTGACCATCACCGGCACCGCACTGGCCGGCGTGCCGCGGGTCTATAGCCTGGGCCAGGAGGCGGCCGGCAGCAGGATCCGCCAGAACCTCGAGATCGCGCCATATGCCGCCGAAACCGGGCTGGACCTGCACCCGCTGGTGATCGAGCAGCGCAACGACAGCGGCGACGGCCTGGCGCGAGACTGGGCGCCTGTCGACGCCGGCGCCGAGCGCCACTATGGCTACGCCTTCCAGTGGTTTGGGCTGGCCGCGCTGACGTTGGTGCTGGTGGTCGTGCTGGGCTGGCGCCGTGCGCGCCGGCTGGCCGCGCCCTGA
- a CDS encoding DUF2970 domain-containing protein, protein MDEMKDAVKRKLSFAQTMRAVLWSFIGLRKGAEHERDMARLNPVHVVIAGLIAAAVFIAILVVIVRMVVSQAAA, encoded by the coding sequence ATGGATGAGATGAAGGACGCGGTCAAGCGCAAGCTGTCGTTTGCGCAGACCATGCGCGCGGTGCTGTGGTCGTTCATCGGCCTGCGCAAGGGCGCCGAGCACGAGCGCGACATGGCGCGGCTGAACCCGGTCCATGTGGTGATCGCCGGGCTGATCGCGGCGGCAGTGTTCATCGCGATCCTGGTCGTGATCGTGCGCATGGTGGTGAGCCAGGCGGCGGCGTAG